A single region of the Lycium barbarum isolate Lr01 chromosome 2, ASM1917538v2, whole genome shotgun sequence genome encodes:
- the LOC132629037 gene encoding uncharacterized protein LOC132629037, protein MEKIAEAVAFRAGMSVGSKNTPLNIQSVMDIVRNLPGMVVRSDLWWKANMSLTKNNSDDVEEVLIGHGVGNRMIQERFQHSGETVSIHFHKVLLACLKLAMDIIKPKDPALSDVHTKLRDDKTYWPYFRNCIGAINGTHVACIVPSKDQIKYICRKGFTSQNVMTVCDRDTCFTFVWPGWEGIAFDARIFDQALGRQDLNFPHPLAGNYYLVDSGYPTMLGYLGPYKGECYHLSDFGRNSSFRNPNEIFNFFHSSLRCTIERTFGVWKNRFSILRSMPSFKFHTQVHLVTTTMAIHNFIRRNSSTEAEFDHYANEDIMPKLEEEDGHSGSHL, encoded by the exons ATGGAAAAAATTGCAGAAGCTGTAGCATTTCGCGCTGGAATGAGTGTGGGGTCAAAAAACACTCCACTCAATATTCAAAGTGTTATGGATATTGTTCGTAACTTGCCTGGTATGGTTGTTCGAAGTGACCTATGGTGGAAAGCGA ATATGTCGTTGACTAAAAATAATAGTGACGATGTTGAAGAAGTTCTTATag GACATGGGGTTGGAAATCGAATGATTCAAGAACGATTTCAACACTCTGGAGAGACCGTTAGCATACATTTCCATAAAGTTTTACTAGCATGTTTGAAATTGGCTATGGACATTATTAAGCCAAAAGATCCAGCTCTTTCAGATGTTCACACTAAATTAAGAGATGATAAAACGTATTGGCCATATTTTAGAAATTGCATCGGAGCTATAAATGGCACGCATGTAGCTTGTATTGTTCCTTCGAAGGATCAAATAAAATACATCTGCAGGAAAGGCTTCACTTCCCAAAACGTAATGACTGTATGTGATCGGGACACGTGCTTTACATTTGTATGGCCTGGGTGGGAAGGTATTGCATTTGATGCTAGAATATTTGATCAAGCACTCGGAAGGCAAGACCTTAACTTTCCACATCCTCTAGCAG GTAACTATTATTTAGTTGATTCAGGATATCCAACAATGTTGGGCTACTTAGGACCATATAAGGGTGAATGTTATCATCTTTCTGATTTTGGACGTAATTCAAGTTTCAGAAATCCAAATgagattttcaatttttttcactCTAGTTTGAGATGTACAATTGAAAGAACATTCGGGGTCTGGAAAAATAGGTTTTCTATTTTACGTTCAATGCCATCATTCAAGTTTCACACTCAGGTTCATCTTGTTACAACTACAATGGCTATACATAATTTCATACGAAGAAATTCTTCCACTGAAGCTGAATTTGATCATTATGCAAATGAAGACATTATGCCAAAGCTTGAGGAAGAAGATGGACATTCAGGTAGTCATTTATAA